Proteins co-encoded in one Astatotilapia calliptera chromosome 18, fAstCal1.2, whole genome shotgun sequence genomic window:
- the wdr33 gene encoding pre-mRNA 3' end processing protein WDR33, with the protein MATDVGSPQRFFHMPRFQHQAPRQVFYKRPDFAQQQAMQQLTFDGKRMRKAVNRKTIDYNPSVIRYLENRLWQRDHRDFRAIQPDAGFYNDLVPPIGMLSNPMNAVTTKFVRTSTNKVKCPVFVIRWTPEGRRLVTGASSGEFTLWNGLTFNFETILQAHDSPVRAMTWSHNDMWMLTADHGGYVKYWQSNMNNVKMFQAHKEAIREASFSPTDNKFATCSDDGTVRIWDFLRCHEERILRGHGADVKCVDWHPTKGLVVSGSKDSQQPIKFWDPKTGQSLATLHAHKNTVMEVKWNLNGNWLLTASRDHLCKLFDIRNLKEELQVFRGHKKEATAVAWHPVHEGLFASGGSDGSLLFWHAGVEKEVGGMEMAHEGMIWSLAWHPLGHILCSGSNDHTSKFWTRNRPGDKMRDRYNLNLLPGMSEDGVEYDDVEPNSIAAIPGMGIPEQLKAAMEQEQSSKEADPEVEMSIPGLDWGVDEVMGKDAKKVPQKKVPYAKPIPAQFQQAWAENKVPVMPPSGDLSKDRKVEQKVEMKKKTQAEIEQEMAALQYTNPMLLEQMKMDRMNQMNTDGNMGPPQGQGSMPPFPGPGGPGGSMPPGQQGCPPNMPPQQMSNTMGPPMGPGGMQPTFMGPGQMGPPSGPQSHQGPPQSMMGPPDMQGPQGIQRHPGPPRNMGPQGSHGMGPRGMQGPPGGMMGPPPRGMGPRDPQGPPPQGAMMPPQGNLMGPQSSMQGGMMGPPPRTHGNMPNNYGMGNMQGPPGGMHGPPGNMQGPPGNMQGPHGNMQGPPVNMQGPHGNMQGPPGNMQGPPYMQHQGQNSGPMMHGMGQQGPNNKDPRGPPPSHHMGPPDRQGPGAPDQGSGSYWGDNQQGRHGSQDFDGGQDFHSREEGWRPGPGYQGGGGGGGGGGHRGAGHRGGGSAGNWGPDERFGGEGFRGRRDDRYRGGGPGRPGGRGYPDDYGGQEEGFDGPEEMGRSWDSGGHGRPPRGGVPPRGGGHDGYRDGQQMHDGSTPTGRERPSSMQGMDMASLPPRKRPWQDGPGTGDPREHESERPDGGRPQREDGGYGPSGRGGRGGWGPVGGPRRGGPPPRGAPRGGRSR; encoded by the exons ATGGCGACGGACGTGGGCTCACCGCAGCGCTTCTTCCATATGCCGCGTTTCCAGCACCAGGCGCCGCGGCAGGTGTTCTACAAGAGGCCGGACTTCGCCCAGCAGCAGGCCATGCAGCAGCTCACCTTTGATGGCAAGCGCATGAGGAAGGCCGTGAACCGCAAGACCATCGACTATAACCCGTCCGTCATCAGATACCTGGAG aACCGTTTGTGGCAGCGAGACCACCGAGACTTCAGGGCCATCCAGCCCGACGCAGGATTCTACAACGAC CTCGTTCCTCCCATTGGCATGTTGAGTAACCCGATGAACGCCGTCACCACCAAGTTCGTGCGAACCTCCACCAACAAAGTCAAGTGTCCCGTGTTCGTCATCAGG TGGACTCCCGAGGGCCGCCGCCTGGTGACCGGAGCCTCCAGCGGGGAGTTTACTCTGTGGAACGGACTCACCTTCAACTTCGAGACCATTTTACAG GCACACGATAGTCCGGTCCGGGCCATGACCTGGTCTCACAACGACATGTGGATGCTGACGGCCGACCACGGCGGCTACGTGAAGTACTGGCAGTCCAACATGAACAACGTGAAGATGTTCCAGGCTCACAAGGAGGCGATTAGAGAAGCCAG TTTCTCTCCGACCGATAATAAATTCGCCACCTGCTCAGATGACGGCACGGTGCGGATCTGGGACTTCCTGCGCTGCCACGAAGAGCGAATCCTCAGAG gtcACGGTGCTGATGTAAAGTGTGTCGACTGGCACCCCACCAAAGGCCTGGTGGTGTCGGGCAGCAAGGACAGCCAGCAGCCAATCAAGTTCTGGGACCCAAAGACGGGACAGAGTCTGGCTACACT CCACGCCCACAAAAACACGGTGATGGAGGTGAAGTGGAACCTGAATGGTAACTGGCTGCTGACAGCGTCACGTGACCACCTGTGCAAGCTGTTTGACATCAGGAACCTGAAGGAGGAGCTACAGGTGTTCAGGGGACACAAGAAGGAGGCCACAG CGGTGGCGTGGCATCCTGTCCATGAAGGCCTGTTCGCCAGCGGAGGCTCCGACGGGTCGCTGCTCTTCTGGCACGCAGG GGTGGAGAAGGAGGTCGGGGGGATGGAGATGGCTCACGAGGGGATGATCTGGAGTCTGGCCTGGCACCCACTGGGTCACATCCTGTGCTCCGGCTCCAACGACCACACCAG CAAGTTCTGGACGAGGAACCGGCCGGGCGATAAGATGAGAGACCGTTACAACCTGAACCTGCTGCCTGGGATGTCGGAGGACGGCGTGGAGTACG ACGACGTGGAGCCAAACAGCATCGCCGCCATCCCCGGGATGGGCATCCCCGAGCAGCTGAAGGCGGCCATGGAGCAAGAGCAGAGCA GTAAAGAGGCGGATCCTGAGGTGGAGATGTCCATCCCTGGGCTGGACTGGGGCGTGGACGAGGTCATGGGCAAAGACGCTAAGAAGGTCCCTCAGAAGAAAGTCCCGTACGCCAAACCGATCCCTGCGCAGTTCCAACAA GCCTGGGCGGAGAACAAAGTGCCGGTGATGCCTCCTTCTGGAGATCTGTCCAAAGacaggaaggtggagcagaaagtggagatgaagaagaagactcAGGCGGAGATCGAGCAGGAGATGGCGGCTCTGCAGTACACCAACCCCATGCTGCTGGAG caAATGAAGATGGACAGAATGAACCAGATGAACACGGATGGCAACATGGGCCCCCCACAGGGACAGGGCTCGATGCCCCCCTTCCCGGGCCCCGGCGGTCCCGGGGGCTCCATGCCTCCTGGTCAGCAGGGCTGTCCTCCAAACATGCCTCCTCAACAGATGTCCAACACCATGGGCCCCCCAATGGGCCCTGGAGGCATGCAGCCTACATTTATGGGCCCTGGACAGATGGGCCCACCCTCTGGACCCCAGTCTCACCAGGGGCCCCCTCAGAGCATGATGGGGCCACCGGACATGCAGGGGCCCCAAGGTATCCAGAGACATCCCGGCCCCCCAAGAAACATGGGCCCCCAGGGGTCCCATGGTATGGGACCCAGAGGGATGCAGGGGCCCCCTGGTGGCATGATGGGCCCACCCCCTCGAGGAATGGGTCCAAGAGATCCTCAAGGACCCCCACCTCAGGGGGCCATGATGCCACCTCAAGGGAACCTGATGGGCCCCCAGAGTTCTATGCAGGGGGGGATGATGGGGCCCCCACCAAGGACACATGGGAACATGCCCAACAACTATGGCATGGGCAACATGCAGGGGCCCCCAGGAGGGATGCACGGACCTCCAGGAAACATGCAGGGGCCCCCTGGTAACATGCAAGGACCCCATGGAAACATGCAGGGGCCCCCTGTTAACATGCAGGGCCCCCACGGAAACATGCAGGGGCCGCCAGGAAACATGCAGGGACCCCCGTACATGCAGCACCAG GGTCAGAACTCGGGGCCCATGATGCATGGGATGGGGCAGCAGGGGCCAAACAACAAAG ACCCTCGAGGGCCACCTCCAAGCCACCACATGGGCCCTCCGGACCGGCAGGGCCCAGGGGCACCAGACCAGGGCTCAGGGTCATACTGGGGAGACAACCAGCAGGGCCGACATGGGTCGCAGGACTTTGACGGAGGCCAGGATTTCCACAGCAGAGAGGAAGGCTGGAGGCCAGGACCAGGATAtcaggggggaggaggaggaggaggcggcggcGGCCACAGGGGGGCAGGACACCGAGGAGGAGGGAGTGCAGGGAACTGGGGACCCGATGAGCGGTTCGGTGGGGAAGGCTTTAGAGGACGGAGAGATGACAG GTACAGAGGAGGCGGCCCAGGCCGGCCTGGCGGTCGAGGTTACCCCGATGACTACGGCGGCCAGGAGGAAGGTTTCGATGGCCCTGAGGAGATGGGTCGAAGCTGGGACTCCGGAGGCCACGGGAGGCCGCCTCGAGGAGGTGTTCCGCCCAGAGGAGGAG GTCACGATGGTTATCGGGACGGGCAGCAGATGCACGACGGGTCGACTCCGACCGGTCGAGAGCGCCCCTCCTCCATGCAGGGGATGGACATGGCGTCGCTTCCCCCCCGCAAGCGTCCGTGGCAGGATGGCCCAGGAACCGGCGACCCGCGAGAACACGAGTCAGAGCGACCCGACGGAG GTCGCCCGCAGAGGGAGGATGGCGGTTATGGCCCGTCTGGTCGAGGTGGGCGGGGCGGTTGGGGCCCCGTAGGAGGCCCCAGGAGAGGAGGACCGCCACCCAGAGGAGCACCAAGGGGGGGCCGGAGCCGGTAG
- the sft2d3 gene encoding vesicle transport protein SFT2C produces MADLNRQLQEYLSQSKGGGAKTISQSGSSTAVDLGDPEPVPGSWFGRWSSPWSASTSGQSSGGSGGLSWPWSAEPDPCLPGMSRRQRLLAFGVCVSFSALCFGLSALYAPLLLLYARKFALLWSLGSVFAIAAAAVLRGPSRLAAGLPTSPGAAVYLCALGGTLYAALSLHSTVLTALGAALQVAVIAGCLVSLLPGGSAGIRFMGGMAASAIRRTVTGKTMPI; encoded by the coding sequence ATGGCAGACCTGAACCGACAGCTCCAGGAGTACCTGTCTCAGTCCAAAGGCGGCGGCGCAAAGACCATCTCCCAGTCCGGCTCCAGCACCGCGGTGGACCTGGGCGACCCGGAGCCCGTCCCGGGAAGCTGGTTCGGCCGGTGGTCCAGCCCGTGGTCCGCCAGCACTTCCGGACAGAGCTCGGGCGGAAGCGGCGGCTTGTCGTGGCCGTGGTCGGCCGAACCGGATCCCTGCCTGCCGGGCATGAGCCGCCGCCAGCGGCTGCTGGCCTTCGGCGTGTGCGTGTCGTTTTCCGCACTCTGCTTCGGTTTGTCGGCGCTGTATGccccgctgctgctgctctacGCCCGCAAGTTCGCGCTACTCTGGTCGCTTGGCTCGGTGTTCGCCATCGCGGCTGCCGCGGTGCTCCGCGGGCCCAGCAGGCTGGCCGCTGGCCTCCCTACCTCCCCCGGAGCCGCCGTGTACCTGTGTGCTCTCGGTGGTACCTTGTACGCGGCGCTGAGCCTCCACAGCACCGTGCTGACCGCCCTGGGAGCCGCCCTGCAGGTCGCCGTCATCGCCGGCTGCCTGGTGTCGCTGCTACCCGGAGGCAGCGCCGGGATCCGCTTCATGGGGGGCATGGCGGCGTCCGCCATCAGGAGGACCGTCACCGGGAAGACCATGCCGATCTGA
- the LOC113010342 gene encoding dual specificity protein phosphatase 18, with product MAVSQITPTLFLSGADAPLNAGLVLKKGITLIVNATLSHACPAYPGVECLRVPVSDLPSARLGDYFDWVAKRIHGNCGGGTLVHCAAGMSRSPALVMAYLMRYRGVTLRRAHHWVQESRPYIRLNAGFWEQLLQYEKRLYGRNTVRVAPEPPPRTPPGTPRLARSQQQTGLLTLVPRSPLMSRAQVTSSANRSRRGSKTIKL from the coding sequence ATGGCGGTCTCTCAGATTACCCCCACCCTGTTTCTCAGTGGGGCCGACGCCCCTCTGAACGCAGGACTGGTGTTGAAGAAAGGCATCACTCTGATTGTCAATGCCACACTGAGCCACGCCTGCCCCGCCTACCCAGGGGTGGAGTGCCTGCGGGTCCCTGTCTCCGACCTGCCGAGCGCCCGCCTCGGGGATTACTTTGACTGGGTGGCTAAGCGTATCCATGGTAACTGTGGCGGTGGGACGCTGGTGCACTGTGCTGCCGGGATGAGCCGCTCTCCAGCACTGGTGATGGCGTACCTGATGCGCTACAGGGGCGTGACGCTGCGGCGGGCACACCACTGGGTCCAGGAGAGCCGGCCCTACATCCGGCTGAACGCCGGCTTTTGGGAGCAGCTGTTGCAGTACGAGAAGAGGCTGTACGGGAGGAACACCGTCAGGGTGGCCCCAGAGCCGCCACCCAGGACGCCGCCTGGGACACCGCGGCTGGCCAGGTCTCAGCAGCAGACGGGCCTGCTAACACTGGTGCCCAGGTCACCGCTGATGTCACGTGCTCAGGTGACATCATCAGCAAACAGATCCAGGAGGGGATCCAAAACCATCAAACTCTGA